The proteins below are encoded in one region of Helicoverpa zea isolate HzStark_Cry1AcR chromosome 21, ilHelZeax1.1, whole genome shotgun sequence:
- the LOC124640680 gene encoding uncharacterized protein LOC124640680, whose translation MPGVQCAACKLFASAIEGAKCGSSKCRRLYHRGCVGLKSDAAVPASWRCPECKKNVVRDNRADTPVRGSAGLAGGPASQTCSVARITGELDPSCSSLAPVVCEQQHTSPSSASSPLHRGASIADSAAREISPIAGSDLGLLMDELRAMRAEIQEFRKEMELEMAQLVSAMSNCNGRIDGLEARISAMEQRAATGRSSADEVVEELRRELNDRDQDLLANDVEITNIPEAASDHPIHIAKAVGLKLGVQLEERDIISAERVGGKQLNATSSAGPAVTRPRAVVVRLARRELRDALLASARVRRGATTADLDMPGPPQRFFINERLTKTNRRLFRMARDAARLHNWRFVWTKRGRILVRRSPDDSTHRIRTDEDIARIVGSVNNETS comes from the coding sequence ATGCCGGGTGTCCAGTGCGCAGCTTGCAAGCTCTTCGCATCGGCGATAGAGGGCGCCAAGTGTGGTAGCAGTAAGTGTCGGCGACTATACCATCGAGGATGCGTTGGCCTTAAATCGGATGCAGCTGTCCCAGCATCCTGGCGCTGCCCCGAATGTAAGAAGAACGTGGTCAGGGATAACAGAGCAGATACACCGGTCAGGGGTTCGGCTGGCTTGGCAGGGGGGCCTGCAAGCCAGACTTGCTCAGTGGCTCGTATCACTGGTGAGTTGGATCCCAGCTGCTCCAGCCTAGCTCCAGTGGTCTGCGAACAACAACACACTAGCCCGTCGTCTGCTTCTTCGCCGCTACATAGGGGCGCCTCCATAGCTGACTCCGCGGCACGGGAAATTTCTCCCATCGCAGGCTCTGACTTGGGTCTGCTCATGGATGAGTTGAGGGCGATGCGTGCGGAGATACAAGAGTTCCGCAAGGAGATGGAGCTGGAGATGGCGCAGCTTGTATCAGCAATGAGTAACTGCAATGGGCGCATCGATGGCCTCGAAGCCAGAATAAGCGCAATGGAACAACGGGCTGCTACGGGTCGTTCGTCGGCGGATGAGGTTGTGGAGGAGTTGAGGCGCGAGCTAAATGATAGGGATCAGGACCTATTGGCAAATGATGTGGAGATAACCAACATTCCGGAGGCTGCTTCTGATCACCCTATCCACATTGCAAAAGCTGTAGGCCTTAAGTTAGGGGTGCAACTAGAGGAGCGCGACATCATCAGCGCGGAGCGGGTCGGCGGCAAGCAGCTTAACGCCACTAGCTCCGCTGGTCCGGCGGTAACGCGGCCGCGCGCCGTGGTGGTGCGCCTGGCGCGCCGCGAGCTGCGCGACGCGCTGCTGGCGAGcgcgcgcgtgcggcgcgggGCGACCACCGCCGACCTCGACATGCCCGGCCCGCCACAGCGCTTCTTCATCAACGAGCGCCTCACCAAGACAAATCGCCGGTTGTTTCGGATGGCCCGGGATGCTGCTCGCCTCCACAATTGGAGATTTGTGTGGACTAAGCGCGGGCGCATACTTGTCAGGCGGAGTCCGGATGACTCCACTCATAGAATCCGCACTGATGAAGACATTGCACGGATCGTTGGTTCTGTCAATAATGAAACAAGTTGA